One Halictus rubicundus isolate RS-2024b chromosome 10, iyHalRubi1_principal, whole genome shotgun sequence genomic window carries:
- the LOC143358318 gene encoding diacylglycerol lipase-beta, producing MPAIKLFGRKWLAATDDLVYPGLFEIFIRTVWFILIGTACARYYQYTWNCRLGGDLVRVFLLGQLTYLVLTILFMLLIAIHSAKGSIMETQARKYVEPLLTVKILLLLPEISWNVLGSIWMFGGSVECGYDHYTMTVVQGLVLFDWILIGLTIFGLALIFDPLGSIGNKNLESLAEHSKVSSIWLRRFKFLWWMRKDESANETFQHIAGMVSALFRGTDLVPSDVVAGFILLRIRHKREIHELRRLNLLVNPVTTPDESVIFADTPSWMSLETAFHYIKLSTACYGWLYVLYKHVCTGCFHVIQNLTCCACFRRKRTAIIGDNCCYCYLAGLKYLSDLSVDDILYASFKNHLCEIPFCVIVDHKTNNIVIVIRGTLSLRDLLTDIAADSDIFECEGLPPGSMAHRAMIIGAKVILKQLKEHKILERAFNTHPNYDLMITGHSLGAGLGILLAFLLRPQYPSLKVYAFATPAGLLSREVAKISEEFVLTIGVGDDFVMRLSVDSTENLRTSLLATLRACRLPKYRVVLNGLGYMLFGIPEKDLDKTWSTCNVITPSAGQSPLLSERADTIRVEEHNIYDPDITKRRFSKVRLYIGGKILHVTRVKSEEKESEGKSKKDSSKEKKYEMRWAQPEEFNDLIVMPRMLLDHLPDAIEHAIETLLKQQNDLPYYFDP from the exons ATGCCTGCGATAAAACTTTTCGGAAGGAAATGGCTAGCCGCGACCGATGACCTTGTTTATCCGGGCttattcgaaattttcattcgcaCAGTATG GTTTATCCTAATTGGCACTGCCTGCGCTCGATACTATCAGTACACATGGAACTGTCGGTTGGGCGGCGATTTGGTTCGCGTGTTCCTTCTGGGACAACTGACATATCTTGTCCTGACCATACTTTTCATGCTTCTAATCGCCATACACAGTGCGAAAGGATCTATTATGGAAACGCAGGCGCGCAAATACGTGGAACCGCTTCTGACAGTTAA GATATTGCTGCTTCTGCCGGAGATATCATGGAACGTTTTAGGAAGTATTTGGATGTTCGGCGGTAGCGTAGAATGCGGATATGATCATTACACCATGACCGTTGTTCAAGGACTGGTGCTATTCGACTGGATCCTGATAGGTCTGACTATATTTGGCCTGGCGTTGATCTTCGATCCGCTGGGCTCGATTGGGAACAAAAACCTCGAAAGTTTGGCTGAACACAGTAAGGTGTCGAGCATTTGGTTGCGCAGATTCAAGTTTCTCTGGTGGATGCGAAAAGACGAGAGCGCTAATGAGACCTTTCAACATATCGCTG GTATGGTTAGTGCTCTGTTCCGCGGAACAGACTTGGTTCCTTCGGACGTAGTGGCAGGATTCATTTTGCTAAGGATACGTCATAAACGAGAAATCCATGAATTACGTCGACTGAATCTCTTAGTCAATCCAGTAACCACGCCAG ATGAGTCTGTCATCTTCGCCGATACACCTAGTTGGATGTCCTTGGAGACCGCTTTTCATTACATAAAGCTATCAACAGCTTGTTACGGATGGTTATATGTGCTTTATAAACACGTATGCACCGgatgttttcatgttatacagaACTTAACCTGTTGCGCCTGTTTTCG ACGGAAACGAACGGCGATCATCGGCGATAATTGTTGCTACTGCTACTTAGCCGGTCTGAAATACTTGTCAGACTTATCCGTAGATGACATTTTGTACGcgtcatttaaaaatcatttatgcGAG ATACCATTCTGTGTCATCGTAGATCATAAAACAAACAATATCGTCATTGTTATACGAGGCACACTGTCATTACGTGATTTACTGACGGATATTGCCGCGGACTCCGACATTTTCGAATGCGAAGGCCTTCCACCGGGATCGATG GCACACAGAGCTATGATAATAGGAGCGAAGGTAATTTTGAAGCAACTGAAAGAACATAAGATTTTGGAACGAGCATTCAACACGCACCCTAACTATGATTTAATGATTACAG GTCATAGCCTAGGCGCTGGTTTAGGCATTCTCTTAGCGTTTTTGTTGAGGCCTCAGTATCCAAGCTTGAAGGTCTACGCATTCGCTACACCcg CCGGCCTCCTCTCCCGAGAAGTTGCAAAAATCTCGGAAGAATTTGTCCTGACAATAGGAGTCGGTGACGATTTCGTGATGAGACTCAGCGTTGACAGTACAGAAAACTTGAGGACATCTTTACTCGCGACGCTCCGAGCATGCCGATTACCCAAA TACAGAGTGGTCCTGAATGGATTAGGCTATATGTTGTTTGGAATCCCTGAAAAGGATCTTGACAAAACTTGGAGTACATGCAACGTAATAACTCCGTCAGCCGGACAATCGCCGTTGCTCAGTGAACGGGCGGATACCATCAGAGTCGAG GAACATAATATATACGATCCAGACATTACGAAGAGAAGGTTCTCGAAGGTGAGACTGTATATCGGAGGAAAAATACTTCACGTCACTAGGGTCAAGTCAGAAGAAAAAGAGTCGGAAGGAAAAAG CAAAAAGGACagttcaaaagaaaaaaaatatgaaatgcgATGGGCGCAACCGGAAGAATTTAATGATTTGATTGTAATGCCACGGATGTTGCTAGATCATTTGCCAGACGCCATAGAACACGCTATCGAGACCTTATTGAAACAACAAAATGATCTGCCATACTACTTTGATCCATGA